In Synechococcus sp. Nb3U1, one DNA window encodes the following:
- a CDS encoding TerB family tellurite resistance protein yields the protein MVNYADLTDAQRQLYLKALIAVARVDGQLDEEETSFFTQVAEGVGLDAQLAQAYLTDEAGTALDISGIPAMRNPVGALILRDLAAMAVVNSELVEKEEALIFEIGKAMQFSVEEVNEFLDWAFMGLQWQLKSTALLERYA from the coding sequence ATGGTCAACTACGCCGATCTCACAGACGCGCAGCGCCAGCTCTACCTCAAGGCTCTGATCGCAGTAGCCCGAGTGGATGGCCAATTAGACGAAGAGGAAACCAGCTTTTTTACCCAAGTGGCGGAAGGAGTAGGGTTAGATGCCCAACTGGCTCAAGCCTATTTGACCGATGAAGCGGGGACAGCTTTGGATATCAGCGGGATCCCGGCCATGCGTAACCCGGTGGGGGCACTCATTTTGCGGGATCTGGCGGCGATGGCGGTGGTGAATAGCGAATTGGTGGAGAAAGAAGAGGCGCTAATCTTTGAGATCGGCAAAGCAATGCAGTTCAGCGTTGAGGAAGTGAACGAGTTTCTCGATTGGGCCTTTATGGGGCTGCAGTGGCAACTGAAAAGTACGGCTTTGCTGGAACGTTACGCCTAA
- a CDS encoding metal-sensing transcriptional repressor yields MPDPIPPFHSHSAPPIPTQPEPDWQEDWELALEQPPLSGRAHPHQHDPQSRRKLVNRLARIEGHVHGIRSMIEQDQPCPDVLLQIAAVKGALDRVARLILDDHISHCIRHAIETGNIEVELEELQRALDRFIG; encoded by the coding sequence ATGCCGGATCCCATTCCCCCCTTCCACTCCCATTCTGCCCCCCCGATCCCTACGCAGCCGGAACCCGATTGGCAGGAAGATTGGGAACTGGCTTTGGAACAGCCACCTTTGTCTGGGCGGGCTCACCCCCACCAGCATGACCCGCAGTCACGCCGCAAATTGGTGAATCGCCTAGCGCGTATCGAAGGGCATGTACACGGGATCCGCTCCATGATCGAGCAGGATCAGCCCTGTCCGGATGTACTGCTACAAATTGCCGCCGTCAAGGGGGCACTGGATCGGGTGGCACGGCTGATTTTGGATGACCACATTAGCCATTGCATCCGCCATGCCATCGAAACCGGCAATATCGAAGTGGAACTCGAAGAACTGCAACGGGCCTTGGATCGCTTTATTGGATGA